In Campylobacter sp. RM16189, a genomic segment contains:
- a CDS encoding formate dehydrogenase subunit alpha has protein sequence MNDARIGRRSFLKLAALGAGSTVAFGKNETIRGVTNEEIKNPFEGSKRVRTICSICSAGCGIEAEVKDGVWIRQDMAMYHPISQGSHCCKGIDQIDLTKSKQRIKYPMKKVNGKWERISWETAVNEIGDKMLEIRKKHGPDCVEFLGSAKFSNEQSFYFRKFAAFWGTNNIDHVARIUHSASVAGAANTWGYGAMTNHFGDIAANSKAIMVVGANSAVANPVGGMKHFLQAKDRNNAKLIVVDPIFTKTAAKADHYVRVRPGTDIAFAYGMLHLIFKNGWEDKEYIGDRTYGMDEIRKEAEHWTPEVVEDVTGVPADQLIQVTRIFATTKPAAVAWSLGLTQHSIGSSNTRIFPILQLVLGNAGKSGGGCQIIRGHDNVQGATDMGNLADSLPTYYGLGDAAWKHFCKGWGVEFDDFVKRFAVSTKEPKQGGAPVKGTKFEEYFYHDPKNPEDRNWRNEKGWSLSKWWQGVLKEEDTFTSGELKVLWVQGTGITSMAHLSKIQEAIDKLDMLVIAEPFVNEVAILSDRKDGIYILPVATQFENEGIVVATNRAAQWRTKVVDPLYESKPDQEVMFEFAKKWGFYDEYTKSLRMNDNLEVVKDSFIWPDDATRELARMGQSIGLQGWQPERLRKHQQNWENFDPDTLIGIGGEVKGEYYSLPWPCWDKQHPGTPILYDLSKPYVEGGCGFRNRFGLEHNGVSQIASEAVQLKGSKVKGGYPQITKENIETVLGITLTEEEKSKMGANWMMDYSGIINQKCREAGVAPFGNARARAFVWEFIDKIPKHREPLHSPRWDLVQKYPAIDDQKKNFRVAVKFKSEQQEQDWSKNFPTIISSMRLVNLSGAGMLERTSKYLAAITPEMFAYVNPELALKYGIQDKDMMWIHSPQGTKIKVRCYHNHSVTPDRICLPYNFAGVMQGVDLSHRYPEGTKPYTTGESSNTITNYGFDPVTQISEYNAGLCRLEKADDMGFKTNFLDEIAK, from the coding sequence ATGAATGATGCGCGTATAGGAAGACGTTCGTTTCTAAAGCTTGCAGCCCTTGGAGCGGGTAGCACTGTAGCTTTCGGAAAGAACGAAACAATAAGGGGAGTCACCAATGAGGAGATTAAAAATCCTTTTGAGGGCTCAAAGAGGGTTAGAACAATTTGTTCGATCTGCTCGGCTGGCTGTGGTATAGAAGCAGAGGTTAAAGATGGGGTTTGGATACGCCAAGATATGGCTATGTATCACCCAATATCACAAGGTAGTCACTGCTGCAAAGGAATCGATCAGATCGATCTTACAAAGAGTAAACAACGCATCAAATATCCGATGAAGAAAGTTAACGGCAAATGGGAGCGCATTAGCTGGGAGACAGCTGTTAACGAAATCGGCGATAAGATGCTTGAAATTCGTAAAAAACATGGACCTGACTGTGTTGAGTTTTTAGGTTCGGCAAAATTTAGCAACGAGCAATCTTTCTATTTTAGAAAATTTGCGGCATTTTGGGGCACAAACAATATAGATCACGTTGCACGTATTTGACACAGCGCATCAGTCGCCGGAGCGGCGAATACTTGGGGTTATGGCGCTATGACAAACCACTTTGGAGATATTGCAGCGAATTCTAAGGCTATTATGGTTGTAGGAGCAAATTCTGCCGTTGCAAACCCTGTTGGAGGCATGAAGCACTTCCTTCAAGCTAAAGATAGAAATAATGCAAAATTAATAGTTGTTGATCCGATCTTTACTAAAACAGCTGCTAAAGCTGATCACTATGTGAGAGTAAGACCTGGAACCGATATAGCATTTGCTTACGGTATGCTACATCTTATATTTAAAAACGGATGGGAAGATAAAGAGTATATAGGCGATAGAACTTACGGAATGGATGAAATCCGTAAAGAGGCAGAGCACTGGACACCTGAGGTTGTTGAAGACGTTACGGGAGTGCCGGCTGATCAGCTAATCCAGGTAACTAGAATCTTTGCTACTACAAAGCCTGCCGCTGTTGCTTGGTCTTTGGGACTTACACAACACTCAATAGGTAGCTCTAATACGAGAATTTTCCCTATTCTTCAATTAGTGCTTGGTAACGCAGGAAAATCTGGCGGCGGATGTCAAATCATTCGTGGACATGACAACGTTCAAGGTGCTACAGATATGGGTAATTTGGCGGATTCTCTTCCTACATATTATGGTCTTGGAGATGCGGCTTGGAAGCACTTCTGTAAAGGTTGGGGCGTAGAATTTGATGATTTCGTAAAACGCTTTGCGGTATCTACCAAAGAGCCTAAGCAAGGCGGTGCTCCTGTTAAAGGAACGAAATTTGAGGAGTACTTCTATCACGATCCTAAAAACCCTGAAGATAGAAACTGGAGAAATGAAAAGGGTTGGTCGCTATCTAAATGGTGGCAAGGTGTCTTGAAAGAGGAAGATACCTTTACAAGCGGCGAGCTAAAAGTTCTTTGGGTTCAAGGAACGGGAATTACCTCTATGGCTCACCTATCTAAAATTCAAGAGGCTATCGATAAACTAGATATGCTTGTTATAGCAGAGCCTTTTGTAAACGAAGTTGCTATTCTTAGTGATAGAAAAGATGGAATTTACATCCTTCCTGTTGCGACTCAGTTTGAAAACGAAGGTATAGTTGTTGCGACTAACCGTGCTGCGCAATGGAGAACAAAGGTCGTAGATCCGCTATACGAGAGTAAGCCAGACCAAGAGGTTATGTTTGAATTTGCAAAAAAATGGGGATTTTATGATGAGTATACAAAATCTCTTAGAATGAATGATAATCTTGAGGTGGTAAAAGATAGCTTTATATGGCCTGACGATGCTACAAGAGAGCTTGCTAGAATGGGGCAATCTATCGGCCTTCAAGGATGGCAACCTGAGCGCTTAAGAAAACATCAACAAAACTGGGAAAATTTCGACCCTGATACCTTGATAGGTATAGGCGGAGAAGTTAAGGGCGAGTATTACAGCTTGCCGTGGCCATGTTGGGATAAGCAACATCCTGGAACACCAATACTTTACGACCTAAGTAAGCCTTATGTAGAGGGCGGATGCGGATTTAGAAATCGCTTTGGTTTAGAGCATAATGGGGTTAGTCAAATAGCTTCTGAAGCTGTTCAGTTAAAGGGTTCTAAGGTAAAAGGCGGATATCCTCAAATTACAAAAGAGAATATCGAAACAGTTCTTGGCATCACTCTAACAGAGGAAGAAAAATCTAAGATGGGTGCCAACTGGATGATGGATTATAGCGGTATTATTAATCAAAAATGCCGTGAGGCAGGCGTTGCTCCATTTGGTAATGCAAGAGCGCGTGCATTTGTATGGGAATTTATCGATAAAATTCCAAAACATCGCGAGCCTCTACACTCGCCAAGATGGGATTTGGTTCAAAAATATCCTGCTATTGATGATCAAAAGAAGAATTTCCGTGTTGCGGTTAAATTTAAATCAGAACAACAAGAGCAAGATTGGAGCAAGAACTTCCCAACTATTATCAGCTCAATGCGCCTAGTAAACTTGAGCGGTGCCGGAATGCTAGAGAGAACAAGTAAATATCTAGCGGCTATTACGCCTGAGATGTTTGCCTATGTTAATCCGGAGCTAGCTCTTAAATATGGTATCCAAGATAAGGATATGATGTGGATTCATTCGCCTCAAGGCACAAAGATTAAAGTAAGATGCTATCACAATCATAGCGTTACGCCTGATAGAATTTGTTTGCCTTATAACTTTGCGGGCGTGATGCAAGGTGTTGATCTAAGTCACCGCTATCCTGAGGGAACTAAGCCTTATACGACAGGAGAAAGCTCAAATACCATAACAAACTACGGATTTGATCCGGTAACTCAAATTTCAGAGTATAACGCAGGCTTGTGTAGATTGGAAAAAGCTGATGATATGGGCTTTAAAACCAATTTCTTAGATGAAATAGCGAAGTAA
- the fdh3B gene encoding formate dehydrogenase FDH3 subunit beta — protein MARMKFFVDNDRCISCFGCQVACSSAHEVPVGVYRRKVITLYDGVEGKEVSTTIACQHCTDAPCEQVCPVDCFYIREDGIVLHDKNKCIGCGYCLYACPFGAPQFPRDGAFGIKGEMDKCTMCAGGPAPTNSHDERELYGQNRIAEGKVPMCAAVCATNALLVGDATEVANVYRKRVTLRNTGFSI, from the coding sequence ATGGCAAGAATGAAATTTTTCGTAGATAACGATAGATGTATAAGTTGTTTTGGATGTCAAGTTGCTTGCTCTTCTGCTCATGAAGTTCCTGTAGGTGTATATCGCCGTAAGGTTATCACGCTATACGACGGCGTTGAAGGCAAAGAGGTTTCAACAACTATTGCATGCCAACACTGCACCGACGCTCCTTGCGAGCAGGTTTGTCCTGTGGATTGCTTTTATATCCGTGAGGACGGTATCGTTCTTCACGATAAAAACAAATGTATCGGCTGCGGATACTGCTTGTATGCATGTCCGTTTGGTGCGCCGCAGTTTCCAAGAGACGGAGCGTTTGGTATCAAAGGCGAGATGGATAAATGTACAATGTGTGCAGGCGGTCCTGCTCCTACAAATTCACATGATGAGCGCGAACTATACGGACAAAACCGTATCGCAGAGGGTAAAGTGCCTATGTGTGCGGCTGTTTGTGCGACAAATGCTCTTTTGGTTGGAGATGCAACCGAAGTTGCAAACGTGTATCGCAAACGTGTCACACTTCGCAATACAGGCTTTTCTATCTAA
- the traT gene encoding complement resistance protein TraT: MRYLQILLLLFMAFFFAACSTNSTPKLYLNSSAPVFITNLDANRTVFINFKNSSGHQNTLEETVKKKFVNKGFVPVADKKRADIVILGDFMMLERVERKDPNVFINLGYGFGSFGRRSSAGVGIVFGDPFYDDYYNTRHYIYKATVSVSITTKEREQRTILDVQSDKNVYSPSYIMPFVEDKIATQIINFFY, from the coding sequence ATGAGGTATCTTCAAATTTTACTCCTTTTGTTTATGGCTTTTTTCTTTGCGGCTTGCAGCACAAATAGCACTCCAAAGCTATATCTAAACTCAAGTGCGCCTGTGTTTATCACAAATTTAGATGCAAATAGAACAGTTTTTATAAATTTTAAAAACTCATCAGGCCATCAAAACACTCTTGAAGAGACGGTCAAAAAGAAATTTGTAAACAAAGGCTTTGTGCCGGTAGCTGATAAAAAGCGCGCCGATATAGTTATACTTGGGGATTTTATGATGCTTGAGAGAGTGGAGCGAAAAGATCCGAATGTCTTTATAAATTTAGGCTACGGCTTTGGCTCATTTGGACGCAGGAGCTCAGCCGGTGTTGGCATAGTGTTTGGCGATCCTTTTTATGATGATTACTACAACACTCGCCACTACATCTATAAAGCAACCGTTAGCGTCTCAATCACTACAAAAGAGCGCGAACAGCGCACCATACTTGATGTGCAAAGCGATAAAAACGTATATTCTCCAAGCTACATCATGCCTTTTGTAGAAGATAAGATAGCTACTCAGATAATCAACTTCTTTTATTAA
- a CDS encoding TonB-dependent receptor — MRVVLSCAALAGLLFANGANPDNIAPLKDFAPPKPYMPNIAQGAFPAHQFERTNRDDYFFVTDLLDDSMDKFHVSGGFYGRDFYSSALFKYRAANFYTILNANFSKGNRYKDGGGKEVDFGYSRQGQSAIVGFVPNDISEFRFTFLRDNIENEKEPHNPTDAVKTERKIAKFNARFGEESLANTLNLELMLRDINRNANNYELRNSAQKVKVEVERKIFDAKLSYDADFGNFHNMIGTSYQRDLHEGKRYGFVGGKWVFNGYRFGDVKNQSVRVFDEISYKFNEANKLNLALNYEWMSSNLRAANNAYSAPMPQISTIKGLVKSIYGENLDGDIKHKALSASLKYEFSPNEKDLYYAALESISRMPSNMERFNTLYGPLDNGWISNPFLKPERHNRVNLGLEYKSEFFKEYLSSKQGEDSFAVKAHLITSDVKDLIIYDRRHSKAAMPMNKNAVISRNVDAQIYSANLSASYNFLQNFGLKAALFYNYGQNKTDGRALYQIRPFEANLAADYKSYASFGSFSLGSALRYVAKQNRGDFDKSTGLGIDSKEAKAFTLIDIYGAVEFRNKFGLRFGVNNIFDKEYAEFISGDHVAALDPRRVNAPGRTVFVSFHSSF; from the coding sequence ATGAGAGTAGTTTTAAGTTGCGCCGCGTTAGCGGGCTTACTCTTTGCAAACGGCGCAAATCCTGACAATATCGCGCCGCTGAAAGATTTCGCGCCGCCTAAGCCATATATGCCAAACATCGCTCAGGGCGCATTTCCTGCACATCAGTTTGAGCGAACAAATAGAGATGATTATTTTTTCGTGACCGATCTGCTTGATGATTCGATGGATAAATTTCACGTTTCAGGCGGATTTTACGGTAGGGATTTTTATAGCTCGGCTCTTTTTAAATACCGCGCTGCAAATTTCTACACCATCTTAAACGCAAATTTTTCAAAGGGCAACCGTTACAAAGACGGCGGAGGCAAGGAAGTTGATTTTGGCTACTCAAGACAAGGACAAAGCGCTATAGTAGGCTTTGTGCCAAACGATATAAGCGAATTTCGTTTTACTTTTTTGCGTGATAACATAGAAAACGAAAAAGAGCCTCACAACCCGACAGATGCGGTTAAAACCGAGCGCAAGATAGCTAAATTTAACGCGAGATTTGGCGAAGAAAGCCTTGCTAATACGCTAAATTTAGAGCTTATGCTAAGAGATATCAACCGCAACGCAAACAACTACGAGCTAAGAAATTCGGCTCAAAAAGTAAAAGTCGAAGTAGAGAGGAAAATTTTTGATGCTAAGCTTAGCTATGACGCTGATTTTGGCAATTTTCACAACATGATAGGCACTAGCTATCAGCGTGATTTGCATGAGGGCAAAAGATATGGATTTGTGGGTGGCAAATGGGTGTTTAACGGATACCGCTTCGGTGATGTTAAAAACCAAAGCGTGAGAGTGTTTGACGAGATATCTTATAAATTTAACGAAGCAAACAAGCTAAATTTGGCGCTTAACTACGAGTGGATGAGCTCGAATTTGCGTGCGGCGAACAACGCATACTCAGCGCCTATGCCTCAAATTTCAACGATAAAAGGGCTGGTTAAGTCAATTTACGGCGAAAATTTAGACGGCGACATCAAGCATAAGGCTTTAAGCGCGAGCCTGAAATACGAATTTAGCCCGAATGAAAAGGATCTTTACTACGCGGCACTTGAGAGCATTAGCAGGATGCCTTCAAATATGGAGCGCTTTAACACCCTTTACGGACCGCTTGATAACGGCTGGATATCAAATCCTTTTTTAAAACCCGAGCGCCACAACCGCGTGAATTTGGGACTTGAGTATAAAAGCGAGTTTTTCAAAGAGTATCTAAGCTCAAAGCAGGGCGAGGATAGTTTCGCTGTCAAAGCTCATCTTATTACAAGCGACGTAAAAGATCTCATCATCTATGATCGCAGGCACTCAAAAGCAGCTATGCCGATGAACAAAAACGCCGTTATCTCGCGCAATGTGGATGCGCAAATTTACAGCGCAAATTTAAGCGCAAGCTATAACTTCTTACAAAATTTTGGCTTAAAAGCGGCGCTTTTTTACAACTACGGACAAAACAAAACAGACGGCAGAGCCCTTTATCAAATTCGTCCGTTTGAAGCGAATTTAGCAGCTGATTACAAGAGCTACGCAAGCTTTGGAAGCTTTAGTTTAGGCAGTGCGCTTAGATATGTGGCAAAGCAAAACAGAGGCGATTTTGATAAAAGCACAGGACTTGGCATAGACAGCAAAGAAGCAAAAGCGTTTACGCTCATAGACATTTACGGTGCGGTTGAGTTTAGAAATAAATTCGGCTTAAGATTTGGCGTAAATAATATCTTTGATAAAGAGTATGCGGAGTTTATAAGCGGCGATCATGTCGCAGCTCTTGATCCAAGGAGAGTGAATGCTCCAGGCAGAACGGTGTTTGTGAGTTTTCACTCAAGTTTTTGA
- a CDS encoding ABC transporter substrate-binding protein has protein sequence MKRRNFLGLGAALGVTALAPDLFAKERFDIWGMPAIPSTMLAVATMQGELNKTHDMKLRIWSNPDQLRAGVASGDMKLTAAPSNVGVNLVNQGIKFGMLNIMTNGLQNVLVKDASIKSIEDLVGKKLIMPFKNDMPDLVFRAICKKRGIDISKIDITYVQTPPESVGLFLQKDYDAALSIEPMSSAAILKGKKMGVDVSVGFELPEIWGESFGVKPYIPQAGLIVSLDYYNANREVFEVFHNDLQNALKWILQNKQSAAKIGAQYLPAPEPALANAFERSNLTVTKASDLADELMSFFEVLFELNPKILGGKMPDKSLFL, from the coding sequence ATGAAAAGACGAAATTTCTTAGGTTTAGGCGCAGCTCTTGGAGTAACTGCATTAGCCCCGGATTTGTTTGCAAAAGAGAGGTTTGATATCTGGGGAATGCCTGCCATCCCAAGCACTATGCTTGCGGTTGCGACTATGCAAGGCGAGCTTAATAAAACTCACGATATGAAATTGAGAATTTGGAGCAACCCTGACCAGCTTCGCGCGGGTGTGGCAAGCGGAGATATGAAGCTAACCGCCGCACCTAGTAACGTGGGCGTAAATTTAGTCAACCAAGGCATAAAATTTGGCATGCTAAACATCATGACAAACGGACTTCAAAACGTCCTTGTTAAAGACGCAAGTATAAAAAGCATAGAGGATTTAGTCGGTAAAAAGCTCATCATGCCTTTTAAAAACGATATGCCCGATCTCGTCTTTCGCGCCATTTGCAAAAAGCGCGGCATAGACATCTCAAAGATCGACATCACTTACGTGCAAACTCCGCCTGAGTCGGTTGGACTGTTTTTACAAAAGGACTATGACGCTGCACTATCCATCGAGCCTATGAGCTCGGCTGCCATACTTAAGGGCAAAAAGATGGGCGTGGATGTAAGCGTGGGCTTTGAACTGCCTGAAATTTGGGGCGAGAGCTTTGGCGTGAAGCCATATATCCCGCAAGCGGGTCTTATAGTGAGTTTGGATTATTATAACGCTAACAGAGAGGTTTTTGAGGTATTTCATAACGACTTACAAAACGCTCTTAAGTGGATCTTGCAAAACAAGCAAAGTGCCGCTAAGATCGGCGCTCAGTATCTGCCTGCACCGGAACCCGCTCTTGCAAACGCATTTGAGCGCTCAAATTTAACCGTAACTAAAGCAAGCGATTTGGCTGATGAGCTGATGAGCTTTTTTGAAGTGTTGTTTGAGCTAAATCCAAAAATTTTAGGCGGAAAAATGCCTGATAAGAGCCTATTTTTATGA
- a CDS encoding ABC transporter permease subunit, with product MILIDNVKKDRAVINRVVDYLWGGFSGFATICLLIALWQLGSEKFGEFMLPAPKVVFLKAYSLLLEYKASEINITLFRSLVGVGTACVIGITLGLIAGAYNSFAALLKPLITVLLAMPPIIWIVMAIFWFGFGNFSTIFTIIITVLPLTFASSAVGMMSVSEELKEMFDAYHLGLVRKIRHLYIPHLTGYIISSLSVAVAMGVKIVIMAELLGANEGMGAKIASARVMLDTTEVMAYVVLVITLIMLFEYLIIEPLKIALMPWKR from the coding sequence ATGATTTTAATCGATAACGTTAAAAAGGATCGCGCGGTGATAAACCGCGTGGTTGATTATCTTTGGGGCGGATTTAGCGGATTTGCCACGATATGTCTTTTGATCGCTCTTTGGCAACTTGGTAGCGAGAAATTCGGCGAATTTATGCTGCCTGCTCCAAAGGTCGTCTTTCTTAAGGCTTATTCGCTTCTGCTTGAATACAAGGCAAGTGAGATCAACATAACGCTCTTTAGGTCGCTTGTGGGTGTCGGCACGGCTTGCGTTATCGGCATCACGCTTGGGCTTATTGCCGGCGCTTATAATAGCTTTGCCGCGCTTTTAAAGCCGCTTATAACCGTACTTTTGGCTATGCCGCCTATCATTTGGATAGTGATGGCGATATTTTGGTTCGGATTTGGAAATTTTAGCACTATCTTTACTATCATCATAACTGTTTTGCCGCTAACGTTTGCAAGCTCGGCGGTTGGCATGATGAGCGTTAGCGAAGAGCTAAAGGAGATGTTTGACGCATATCATTTGGGACTTGTTAGGAAAATTCGCCACCTTTACATCCCGCATCTTACGGGATATATCATAAGCTCTTTGAGTGTGGCTGTGGCGATGGGCGTTAAGATAGTCATTATGGCGGAGCTTTTGGGAGCAAATGAAGGAATGGGCGCAAAGATAGCAAGTGCGCGTGTTATGCTTGATACGACCGAGGTGATGGCTTACGTGGTGCTTGTTATCACGCTTATCATGCTTTTTGAATACCTAATCATCGAGCCTTTAAAGATAGCGCTCATGCCTTGGAAGCGCTAA
- a CDS encoding ATP-binding cassette domain-containing protein, with protein MLELKNVEYEILRDKVVRNFSLDVKSGEVITLFGASGCGKTTILRLISGIIEPRKGRIINKFARTTYLFQENRLLEWKNALENVLLVMDKPDESLVFSYFERLGLGKKDARKYPDELSGGMRQRVAFVRAIVTQPDLLLMDEPFSGLDYDMKEILMEMIANRVKNGMSVVLVTHDRMEAAKMSDEICFLESKGAVIERKLKLEKRFEDRNFDYLNTVINENFKGKIYYD; from the coding sequence ATGCTGGAACTTAAAAATGTAGAATATGAAATTTTGCGCGATAAGGTAGTGAGAAATTTTAGCCTAGATGTTAAAAGCGGCGAAGTTATAACTCTTTTTGGCGCAAGCGGGTGCGGTAAGACTACGATACTTAGGCTAATTTCCGGTATCATAGAGCCAAGAAAAGGGCGCATAATCAACAAATTTGCCCGCACGACCTATCTTTTTCAAGAAAACCGCCTCTTAGAGTGGAAAAACGCGCTTGAAAACGTGCTTTTAGTTATGGATAAGCCCGATGAAAGTCTAGTGTTTAGCTACTTTGAAAGGCTTGGTCTTGGCAAAAAGGACGCTAGAAAATATCCCGATGAATTAAGCGGCGGAATGCGCCAAAGAGTCGCCTTTGTGCGCGCTATCGTTACTCAGCCTGATTTACTTTTGATGGATGAGCCATTTTCGGGGCTGGATTATGACATGAAAGAAATTTTGATGGAGATGATCGCAAACCGCGTGAAAAACGGCATGAGCGTAGTGCTTGTGACGCATGACAGGATGGAGGCGGCTAAGATGAGTGATGAAATTTGCTTCCTTGAGAGCAAGGGTGCTGTCATCGAGCGCAAGCTAAAGCTTGAAAAGCGCTTTGAAGATAGGAATTTTGATTACTTAAACACCGTGATAAACGAGAATTTCAAGGGGAAAATTTACTATGATTAA
- a CDS encoding NnrS family protein: MINDFFTYPMRIFFLSSAICAALGGAVFFAPVDFISLHKFIFLHLVGALAYAGFLLTGLTDWTNFTKSLKIHAYILFGIFALSFFASLVNLWFAHLFMAIFWAYLVMLCAYMIWLDKNDDQFGVMGFLLGILLFEICYLLSGEEKFLNLQIHLHIIAILLISFRVSMVLGREAIKRESDMDEAVFVPNLVYKNIAICCVCVFLILSVFFESSGAISYVALACGAAVFAKLKEWHYKELLRHNFIVFYYLMQLLMAAAYAIFGISGILGLGLEANMLHILALNGMIFSIMLIFNIAGLRHSGQELEFLLLSKIAFVLVVTAGIFRGFFAYAWSGFYIHLPATLIVIAFVLWFVDFYKIFKNNEFSDDPE; this comes from the coding sequence ATGATTAATGATTTTTTTACTTATCCTATGCGGATATTTTTCCTTTCAAGCGCGATTTGTGCGGCACTTGGCGGGGCTGTATTTTTTGCGCCGGTTGATTTTATAAGCCTTCATAAATTTATATTTTTACACCTTGTAGGTGCTCTTGCTTATGCGGGATTTTTGCTCACGGGACTTACGGACTGGACGAATTTTACTAAATCGCTTAAAATTCATGCTTATATTTTGTTTGGAATTTTTGCTCTTAGTTTCTTTGCCTCACTCGTAAATTTGTGGTTTGCTCATCTTTTTATGGCGATTTTTTGGGCGTATTTGGTGATGCTTTGCGCTTATATGATCTGGCTTGATAAAAACGACGATCAATTCGGGGTTATGGGCTTTTTGCTTGGAATTTTGCTCTTTGAAATTTGCTATCTTTTAAGCGGTGAAGAGAAGTTTTTAAATTTGCAAATTCATCTGCATATCATCGCGATTTTGCTCATATCATTTCGCGTTAGTATGGTGCTTGGACGCGAGGCGATAAAGCGCGAAAGCGATATGGATGAGGCTGTGTTTGTTCCAAATTTGGTCTATAAAAATATCGCCATTTGTTGCGTTTGTGTGTTTTTGATTTTAAGCGTGTTTTTTGAATCAAGCGGCGCGATAAGTTATGTGGCGTTAGCTTGCGGTGCTGCGGTGTTTGCCAAGCTTAAGGAGTGGCATTATAAAGAGCTTTTAAGGCATAATTTCATCGTTTTTTACTACCTTATGCAGCTTCTTATGGCGGCTGCTTACGCTATCTTTGGCATAAGCGGAATTTTGGGTCTTGGACTTGAGGCAAACATGCTTCACATCCTTGCGCTTAACGGCATGATATTTAGCATTATGCTTATCTTTAATATCGCAGGGCTTCGTCATAGCGGGCAAGAGCTTGAGTTTTTGCTTCTTAGCAAGATAGCTTTTGTTTTGGTCGTGACCGCGGGAATTTTTAGAGGGTTTTTTGCCTATGCTTGGAGTGGATTTTATATACATCTGCCGGCTACTTTGATCGTAATCGCTTTTGTTTTATGGTTTGTTGATTTTTATAAAATTTTTAAAAATAACGAATTTAGCGACGATCCTGAGTAA
- a CDS encoding ABC transporter permease has product MKFISLSRTLAMIIKEFRQILRDKGTLAMIVMMPLMLMLLFGYAINTDPRHLPTAVVLNSGGELTRSLIAAMNNTRYFDVKIVTSSIDEAQSLMQGGKVQFIVHFPPNLQRDLVREDTPKLLISVDATDPAAQSVAPHALQIAFSEALKRDKFAFEAKRAEFELRTHSRYNPELLTRYQIIPGLMGVLLTLTTILMTSISVTKEHERGTMENLLATPLRPLEVMIGKILPYLFIAYLQVCILLLIARVLFALPEISDFTSLFAACTLLMLANLGIGFTFSTLAKNQLQAMQMTYFFFLPSLLLSGYLFPFYGMPAWAQAVGEIFPITHFLRMVRGIWLKGSDLSDFSYDILALTAFLAFSVTLSLFRYKRTLD; this is encoded by the coding sequence ATGAAATTTATCTCTCTTTCTCGCACTTTAGCTATGATCATCAAAGAATTTCGCCAAATCTTAAGAGATAAGGGCACGCTAGCGATGATAGTTATGATGCCGCTTATGCTTATGCTTCTTTTTGGCTACGCGATAAACACGGACCCAAGACATCTGCCTACCGCAGTCGTGCTAAATAGCGGCGGAGAGCTCACGCGCTCTTTGATAGCGGCGATGAATAACACGCGATATTTTGACGTTAAAATCGTAACTTCAAGCATAGATGAGGCTCAAAGCCTAATGCAAGGCGGCAAGGTGCAGTTTATCGTGCATTTCCCGCCGAATTTGCAGCGAGATCTTGTGCGAGAAGATACCCCAAAGCTTCTCATCTCCGTAGATGCGACCGATCCTGCCGCGCAAAGCGTAGCGCCCCATGCTTTGCAAATAGCCTTTAGCGAGGCTTTAAAAAGAGATAAATTCGCATTTGAAGCTAAGAGGGCGGAATTTGAGCTAAGAACGCACTCAAGGTATAACCCCGAGCTACTTACGCGCTATCAGATTATCCCGGGGCTCATGGGCGTGCTGCTAACGCTTACTACGATACTGATGACTAGCATCTCGGTAACTAAAGAGCATGAGCGAGGCACGATGGAAAATCTGCTCGCCACTCCGCTTCGCCCGCTTGAGGTTATGATAGGTAAAATTTTGCCCTATCTTTTTATAGCTTATCTGCAAGTTTGCATACTTTTACTCATAGCTAGAGTTTTATTCGCACTGCCCGAGATTAGCGACTTTACTTCGCTTTTTGCCGCTTGCACGCTGCTAATGCTTGCAAATTTAGGCATAGGATTTACATTTAGCACTCTGGCTAAAAATCAGCTTCAAGCCATGCAGATGACTTACTTTTTCTTTCTGCCGTCGCTACTTTTATCGGGGTATCTCTTTCCTTTTTACGGGATGCCCGCTTGGGCGCAGGCTGTGGGCGAAATTTTCCCTATAACGCACTTTTTGCGTATGGTTAGGGGAATTTGGCTTAAGGGGTCTGATTTAAGCGATTTTAGCTACGATATACTGGCTCTTACGGCGTTTTTAGCATTTAGCGTTACGCTGTCGCTGTTTAGATATAAAAGGACACTTGATTAG